The following coding sequences are from one Schizosaccharomyces osmophilus chromosome 1, complete sequence window:
- the mrpl16 gene encoding mitochondrial ribosomal protein subunit L16, whose amino-acid sequence MLHLWKNPSLHSRTTFGVASNLLRERPSSWSLAPIALNLRWSHQYAPRRVKFKKAQKGRVHVPTGGSTKGTQLEWGEYGMRLCDRSIRFRAKQLETAEQIIKRILKPIKNANIYTRFTCNIPVCVKGNETRMGKGKGAFEFWAARIPIGRVVFEVGGEGMREELAQHALRQAAFHLPGKFELVTKNSPKRLGNTLIHENKTSSIKTENSKGTDSISA is encoded by the coding sequence ATGTTGcatctttggaagaatccAAGCTTACACAGCCGAACAACCTTTGGGGTTGCTTCGAATCTCTTGAGAGAAAGACCATCTTCCTGGTCTTTGGCACCAATTGCTTTGAATCTCCGTTGGAGCCATCAGTACGCACCTCGACGTGTCAAGTTTAAAAAGGCACAAAAAGGACGAGTCCATGTTCCCACCGGCGGATCTACAAAAGGAACGCAGCTGGAATGGGGAGAGTATGGTATGCGACTTTGTGACCGAAGCATTCGTTTTCGAGCAAAACAACTCGAAACGGCTGAGCAgattatcaaaagaattttaaagCCAATCAAGAATGCTAACATCTATACGCGTTTCACTTGCAACATCCCTGTCTGCGTGAAGGGTAATGAAACACGTATGGGAAAGGGAAAAGGtgcttttgaattttggGCCGCGCGTATTCCCATTGGAAGAGTTGTGTTTGAGGTTGGCGGAGAAGGCATGCGTGAAGAATTAGCTCAACATGCTCTTCGACAAGCTGCATTCCATCTTCCtggaaaatttgaattggTTACCAAAAACTCTCCTAAACGACTTGGCAATACATTAATCCACGAGAACAAAACTTCCTCTATCAAAACTGagaattcaaaaggaaCAGATTCAATATCGGCGTAA
- the tam12 gene encoding Schizosaccharomyces specific protein Tam12, translating into METKSALNRNSSYLPRFNSTGNVRSTNLLAKTTSIRTLDSWEFQIMHALQDNSSPSVVRRNMRKLLVESI; encoded by the coding sequence ATGGAAACCAAAAGTGCTTTGAACCGTAATTCTTCCTATCTCCCACGCTTTAATTCCACAGGAAATGTCCGATCGACCAACTTGCTGGCAAAAACAACGTCGATCCGTACACTAGACAGCTGGGAATTTCAAATCATGCATGCGTTACAAGACAACTCGAGTCCTTCTGTTGTCCGAAGAAACATGCGGAAACTCTTGGTTGAATCCATATAG
- the exg1 gene encoding cell wall glucan 1,6-beta-glucosidase Exg1, with translation MSLFNSMVSFLFAAFFLLHSVSAFVIKRNNPVFDYTTEKIRGVNIGGWLLIENWLNADLFSQFNGMNNGPTDEWGFCETLGKSEAYNQLSKHWSTFFTADEFARIASWGINAVRIPIGYWAFDAENDEPYVQGQEYWLDQAIEWSRNNNMKVWVDLHGAPGSQNGFENSGKTGSIDWQNDGNINRTLQIMSYVVNKYTQDAYKDVVIGIETVNEPLGSALNMDELKEYDLQVYNMISGKSNSVATVVHDAYVDLSEWTYGAISGNMYNLVMDIHRYQLYQSNECSLTYNDHLNSVCDLGDQIEKNPFITITGEWSSTLADCTLWNASESGSAFTGGNSGDISTWTDQYKNAIRLYVETQLDQFERGGGWFYWTAKSGGATWDMGILIDNGIFPQPFTDRKFAPYCS, from the coding sequence ATGTCTTTGTTCAATTCtatggtttcttttctctttgctgcttttttccttttgcaCTCCGTTTCCGCATTTGTGATCAAGCGCAACAACCCCGTCTTTGACTATACCACCGAAAAGATTCGTGGTGTCAACATTGGTGGTTGGCTTCTCATTGAAAACTGGCTCAATGCCGACTTGTTTAGCCAATTTAATGGCATGAACAATGGCCCCACCGACGAATGGGGATTCTGTGAAACCCTTGGTAAGTCCGAAGCTTACAACCAATTGTCCAAACACTGGAGCACTTTCTTCACTGCCGATGAATTCGCTCGTATCGCTAGCTGGGGCATTAACGCTGTTCGTATTCCCATCGGTTACTGGGCCTTCGACGCCGAAAACGACGAGCCCTACGTCCAAGGCCAAGAATACTGGTTAGATCAAGCAATTGAATGGTCTCGCAACAACAACATGAAGGTCTGGGTCGACTTGCACGGCGCCCCTGGCAGTCAAAACGGTTTTGAAAACTCTGGTAAGACTGGTAGCATCGACTGGCAAAACGATGGAAACATCAATCGCACTCTCCAAATTATGTCTTACGTTGTCAACAAGTACACCCAAGATGCTTACAAGGACGTTGTCATTGGTATCGAAACTGTCAATGAACCCTTGGGTAGTGCTCTCAACATGGACGAGCTCAAGGAATACGATTTGCAAGTGTACAATATGATATCTGGCAAATCCAACTCTGTCGCTACCGTTGTTCACGATGCTTATGTTGACTTGTCCGAATGGACTTATGGTGCTATTTCTGGAAATATGTACAACTTGGTCATGGATATTCACCGATATCAATTGTACCAAAGCAATGAATGCTCCCTAACTTACAATGATCACCTCAACAGTGTTTGCGACCTCGGTGATCAAATCGAAAAGAACCCCTTCATCACTATCACCGGTGAATGGTCTTCTACTTTGGCTGACTGCACTCTTTGGAACGCCAGCGAATCCGGTTCTGCCTTTACCGGCGGCAACAGCGGTGATATTTCTACTTGGACCGATCAATACAAAAACGCTATTCGCTTGTACGTAGAGACTCAATTGGATCAATTCGAACGCGGTGGCGGTTGGTTCTACTGGACCGCCAAGTCTGGTGGAGCTACTTGGGACATGGGTATCCTCATCGATAACGGTATTTTCCCCCAACCTTTCACTGATAGAAAATTCGCTCCCTATTGCTCTTAA
- the pmc4 gene encoding mediator complex subunit Med4, producing MKACFSISFYLIIAVAHKLHCQEENIGERRATRWAGSFDFYILTIIMELSSVISQIERCLNQHLRLSTEKVNCHSVMENWSEMIHQLKSLQNLISEHTLSNELSSQIESLIEEDHTLEEQIESSMKELTSIYDTTLPQNNNQKTKRTVDANTLLEYGRRLSKFSSAPPGYNPETGQDAKAPVHYPWPSEDQMRKTSLFQYSTSLIAHPSANASQIFNELEETSALSKEDAAAAASPSKKAKNAVDYPMSPTFTNAAGQAEAQGEEFMPSSKDIFADFDLFDPEMEEDT from the coding sequence ATGAAAGCCTGCTTTTCGATATCGTTCTACCTCATAATTGCAGTTGCTCACAAACTACACTgccaagaagaaaacattgGTGAACGACGCGCGACGCGTTGGGCAGGCTCTTTTGATTTCTACATCTTGACCATTATTATGGAGCTTTCCTCTGTCATCTCACAAATAGAAAGATGTCTTAATCAACACCTTCGTCTGTCGACTGAAAAAGTCAACTGCCATTCTGTCATGGAAAATTGGTCTGAAATGATACACCAACTAAAGagtcttcaaaatttgattTCAGAACATACTCTAAGCAATGAGTTGAGCTCTCAGATCGAAAGTCTGATTGAAGAAGATCATACTTTGGAGGAACAAATTGAAAGCAgtatgaaagaattgactTCAATTTATGATACCACCCTTCCTCAAAAtaacaatcaaaaaactaaaagGACAGTAGACGCTAATACCCTTCTTGAATATGGCCGACGGCTATCTAAATTTTCATCGGCACCTCCTGGTTACAACCCAGAAACGGGTCAAGATGCCAAAGCTCCTGTCCATTATCCTTGGCCATCCGAAGATCAAATGCGAAAGACAAGTCTTTTCCAATACTCTACAAGCTTGATAGCCCATCCGTCTGCAAACGCTTCTCAAATCTTCAACGAGTTGGAGGAAACCTCTGCTCTGAGCAAAGAAGATGCCGCTGCTGCCGCTTCTCCAAGCAAGAAAGCTAAAAATGCTGTTGACTATCCAATGTCTCCTACGTTTACGAATGCCGCTGGACAAGCTGAAGCCCAAGGAGAAGAATTCATGCCTTCTAGTAAAGACATTTTTGCAGACTTTGACTTGTTTGATCcagaaatggaagaagataCCTAG
- the pci2 gene encoding TREX/TREX2 complex subunit Pci2, giving the protein MSVHEFLEVLNRSIRQKDANAFSHCFVFSNSSAFYAELSSKLPQDPKGKSKLKGEIQKSFGKIRGWKESVVSYLEFVQKAVSGDPISCWSSLQTVYVNLTTCFAHLDGAWLASIIRSVSTFYVNLSIHLDREFPQNSGALDTNGFLERNFISEASRNVQRAFNVILSDRQPSSSPSKKDAVFTISNLLYKLYFRLKQIRLCQTIQANVLSSGVSINQATSAEIVTFRYYLGRCHLFQHKIHQAETHLRSAFLNCPDEYYKQKRLILIYLTTCGLILGKLTKSYHLEKYGLIPIFQPLIQNLKKGDLRSFQLSLEDVSRRNWFIKHGIYLTLHDRCEIVIWRNLFRKVFFMTFRNAQKTPHVNGQFLLTAALVSTQDETFDIDDVECICISLIDQGYIKGYMIHSSATLVLKKDAAFGFAPIESVMPIVGKDRNEEEFFQK; this is encoded by the exons ATGTCGGTTCACGAGTTTCTGGAGGTGTTAAATCGGTCAATTCGGCAAAAAGATGCCAATGCATTTTCACAttgttttgtattttcaaattctaGCGCGTTTTACGCAGAATTATCCTCAAAACTCCCACAG GACCCTAAAGGCAAAAGTAAACTCAAGGgtgaaatacaaaaaagttttggaaaaatacGAGGCTGGAAGGAGTCTGTGGTTTCGTATCTGGAGTTTGTACAGAAAGCTGTTTCGGGAGACCCTATATCTTGTTGGTCTTCTCTACAAACTGTTTATGT GAATTTGACAACTTGCTTTGCACACCTTGATGGAGCATGGCTAGCATCTATCATCAGATCAGtttcaactttttatgTGAATTTGTCGATTCATTTAGATAGAGAATTTCCTCAAAACTCTGGTGCTTTGGATACGAACGGATTCCTTGAACGCAACTTTATAAGTGAGGCATCGCGAAACGTTCAACGAGCTTTCAATGTTATTTTGAGTGACCGACAACCCAGCAGTAGCCCTTCAAAAAAGGATGCTGTTTTTACGATTTCAAATCTTTTGTATAAGTTGTATTTCCGTCTAAAGCAGATACGGCTTTGTCAGACAATCCAGGCCAATGTTCTGTCTTCCGGCGTGTCCATAAACCAAGCTACCAGTGCAGAAATTGTTACTTTCCGTTACTATCTAGGTCGTTGTCATCTTTTCCAGCATAAAATTCATCAAGCGGAAACGCATTTAAGGAGCGCTTTTCTCAATTGCCCAGATGAGtattacaaacaaaagag ActaattttaatttatttaacgACGTGTGGTCTCATCCTTGGCAAATTAACCAAGTCTTATCATTTAGAGAAATACGGTTTAATACCGATATTTCAACCATTAATCcagaatttgaagaaaggtGATCTTCGTTCCTTTCAactttctttggaagatgTCTCCAGGCGAAATTGGTTTATAAAGCATGGCATATATTTGACCTTACATGATCGCTGTGAAATTGTGATCTGGAGAAACTTGTTTCGTAAAGT CTTCTTTATGACATTTCGAAATGCCCAAAAAACCCCCCATGTGAATGGTCAGTTTTTATTAACAGCGGCGCTTGTTAGTACGCAAGATGAAACGTTTGATATTGATGATGTGGaatgtatatgtatatcTTTAATTGATCAAGGATACATCAAAGGTTATATGATTCATTCATCAGCTACGCttgttttgaagaaagatgCAGCTTTCGGATTTGCTCCTATAGAAAGTGTTATGCCGATTGTCGGAAAAGATAGAAATGAAGAGGAGTTTTTCcagaaataa
- the emp70 gene encoding EMP70 family endosomal transport protein Emp70 encodes MKLILDSLLSFRFFVLLYLLPSCLAFQLTTFGPKNYAPDDIVDTTVNTVSPSNGAEHGTDIFNYEYYDDRFHFCQPETIVQQPESLGSVLFGDRLYNSPLELKMLKNTSCIPLCASHMSKPDIQFLKDLISQNYVVHWNIDNLPIATYAGYANPDNYQLTPGFPLGRVTEEGILLYNHYDIIVEYHTSAQNQHRVVGAYVKPVSRESKFENGKPECSTSNSHEVLPDQDDLTFVTSYSVTWKYSTTPWATRWDKYMHGPSNQIRWMFLLYAGIFDIFLIFIVCLILFRTLNRDIDKYNSAFLDQEDVQEDFGWKLVHGDVFRPPRRPMLFSILLGTGAQLLFMTSAIILFAIFGIVAPSRRGSIATAVVALFIVSGFVSGFVSSVSYKVMQGMLRKRNLLLTPFVVPGILLAGALFFNIVFSAKNSSSTVPFTSWLLLIFLYLVFTVPLSFIGSLIGFRSREFVPPVRTNQIPRQIPTQSIWISTASSALIGGAIPFVAILIELYFILDSLWFHPLYFMFGFSFFCFGILITTCVMVSIITVYIQLCTENYNWWWRSFTTPGFCGVYVFVFSIIYWINRISSTSFATTLLYFGYSLMISILVFFLCGSVGFFGSFLFVNKIYGSIKID; translated from the exons ATGAAGTTAATTCTGGAttcattgctttcttttcgattCTTCGTTCTTCTGTATCTGCTCCCGTCGTGCCTGGCATTTCAGCTGACAACTTTTGGCCCGAAAAATTATGCTCCTGATGACATTGTTGATACGACCGTAAATACTGTCTCCCCCTCTAATGGTGCAGAACATGGAACTgacattttcaattatgAGT ACTATGATGATcgatttcatttttgccaACCTGAGACAATTGTTCAACAACCCGAATCTCTCGGAAGTGTCTTATTCGGCGACCGTCTTTACAATTCTCCTttggaattgaaaatgCTTAAAAATACTTCTTGTATCCCACTTTGTGCGTCTCACATGTCCAAGCCAgatattcaatttttgaaagacCTGATTTCTCAAAACTACGTGGTTCACTGGAATATTGACAATCTTCCTATAGCTACATATGCAGGATATGCTAATCCTGATAACTACCAGTTGACTCCTGGATTCCCACTGGGAAGAGTTACGGAAGAGGGTATTCTCCTCTACAACCATTACGATATTATCGTAGAATATCACACTAGCGCGCAAAATCAACATCGAGTCGTGGGTGCATATGTAAAACCTGTATCCCGCGAATCGAAGTTTGAGAATGGCAAACCCGAATGCTCTACGTCTAATTCTCATGAAGTACTGCCTGACCAGGATGACTTAACATTCGTCACTTCTTATTCAGTAACCTGGAAGTATTCCACAACTCCTTGGGCTACTCGTTGGGACAAGTATATGCACGGACCCTCCAACCAAATTCGATGGATGTTTTTATTGTACGCAGGTATTTTTGACATCTTTTTGATCTTTATCGTTTGTCTTATATTATTCCGTACTCTGAATCGTGACATAGATAAATACAACAGCGCCTTTTTGGATCAAGAAGATGTTCAAGAGGACTTTGGCTGGAAATTGGTTCATGGCGATGTCTTTCGGCCACCTCGTAGACCCATgcttttttccattcttttggGAACCGGTGCTcaattattatttatgaCATCCGCCattattttgtttgctaTCTTCGGAATTGTTGCTCCCTCACGACGTGGTAGCATTGCGACAGCCGTAGTAGCCCTCTTTATCGTCTCCGGCTTTGTCTCTGGTTTTGTATCTTCCGTTTCTTACAAGGTAATGCAAGGCATGCtgagaaaaagaaatcttttattGACCCCCTTTGTCGTTCCTGGAATTTTGTTAGCTGGGGCTTTGTTCTTTAACATAGTATTTTCAGCTAagaattcttcttcaacagtACCATTTACAAGCTGGTTGTTGTTAATTTTCCTTTACTTAGTATTTACTGTACCACTAAGTTTCATAGGGTCATTGATTGGATTTCGATCAAGAGAATTTGTTCCTCCTGTCAGGACAAACCAAATCCCTCGACAAATTCCTACTCAAAGTATCTGGATATCCACTGCTTCTTCTGCCCTCATTGGCGGAGCCATTCCTTTTGTTGCTATCTTAATTGAGCTTTACTTTATTCTTGATAGCTTGTGGTTTCATCCCCTGTACTTCAtgtttggtttttcatttttctgttttggTATTTTAATTACAACTTGTGTTATGGTATCAATCATCACTGTATACATTCAATTATGCACCGAAAATTATAATTGGTGGTGGCGATCTTTCACTACGCCTGGCTTTTGCGGTGTCTATGTTTTTGtgttttctattatttATTGGATTAACAGAATCTCCTCGACTTCGTTTGCAACTACACTTTTGTACTTTGGCTACAGTCTTATGATTTCTATTCTAGTGTTCTTTTTATGCGGTTCTGTTGGTTTCTTCggctcttttctttttgtgaaCAAAATTTACGGCTCCATTAAAATAGATTAA
- the ubc15 gene encoding ubiquitin conjugating enzyme E2 Ubc15: MSSSASEQLLRKQLKEIQKNPPQGFSVGLVDDKSIYEWEVMIIGPDDTLYEGGFFHATLTFPQDYPLMPPKMKFTTDIWHPNVHPDGEVCISILHPPGDDKFGYEDAGERWLPVHSPETILISVISMLSSPNDESPANLDAAKEFRESPQEFKKRVRRLVRRSTEMM, from the exons ATGTCTTCGTCAGCAAGTGAACAGCTTCTTCGGAAACAATTGAAA gaaatccaaaaaaatcctCCTCAAGGTTTCAGTGTGGGATTGGTAGATGATAAATCCATCTATGAATGGGAAGTTATGATTATCGGCCCTGATGACACGCTTTATGAGGGCGGTTTCTTCCATGCAACTTTGACATTCCCTCAG GATTATCCTTTAATGCCACCAAAAATGAAG TTCACTACTGATATTTGGCATCCTAATGTACACCCTGACGGTGAAGTCTGCatttccattcttcatCCTCCCGGTGATGATAAATTTGGCTATGAAGACGCAGGCGAGCGCTGGTTACCTGTTCATTCACCTGAAACCATTTTGATCAGTGTAATTTCCATGCTCTCATCTCCAAACGACGAATCACCAGCTAATCTCGATGCAGCCAAGGAATTCCGCGAGAGTC CTcaagaattcaaaaaacgaGTAAGACGCCTTGTTCGACGATCTACCGAAATGATGTAA